The sequence AGCCGTGTGCGTGAACGGGCATTTTCCTTCGGTTGCCATCTGTACTCTCCTTTCGTCTGTGGGTCGCCGACATCACCTACGTCATCCAACACTCGGACCAGGGCCGCCAGTAGACCGCAGTCGCCTTCGGCAAGCGGTGTCGCGAGGCCGGCGTCCGGCCGTCCTCGGGGACCCGGCGCTACGGCGGCGGACGGCGCGCGGCCCGCCCACGGCCCTTCCTGCGGCAGGCGGCGCAGCGCCCGTAGAACTCGATTCGGTGATGCGTCACGCTGAATCCGCCCGACGACGCGACCCGGCTCACCAAGGCGCGCGAGTGGGGCTCGGTGAGCGGCCCGGCCACGTCGGCGATGCGCCCGCAGGCCAGACAGGTGAAGTGGTGGTGCTCGCTCAGGTTGCAGTCGAAGCGCGTGTGAGGTCCGGGCAGCTCCTTCACCAGTCCCTGGGCGACGAGGAGCCGCAG is a genomic window of Candidatus Methylomirabilota bacterium containing:
- a CDS encoding Fur family transcriptional regulator yields the protein MTIIPDKSPVARRRDGASAALRGVGLRLTGPRRLVLEVVRGSTAHPTAEAVHQMVRRRLPRVSLGTVYRNLRLLVAQGLVKELPGPHTRFDCNLSEHHHFTCLACGRIADVAGPLTEPHSRALVSRVASSGGFSVTHHRIEFYGRCAACRRKGRGRAARRPPP